Proteins from a single region of Gammaproteobacteria bacterium:
- a CDS encoding transposase translates to MPRMGRVVVEGYPHHVVQRGHNRQVVFAAPEDFERYLSDIRELKETFGIWLYAYCLMANHVHLLLGPRDGASSLGSFMKALAARATRYRNRLEGRSGTLWESRYKSSVVQADTYLLACCRYIELNPVRARMVADPAAYAWSSARARLGQVADDLLDWDPSYLSLGRSEAERRQAYARYLKDAIPVGEWTLIRESLQRGQLTGTSRFVDEMEKIAGIRLEHRGRGRPRKQADHGEFK, encoded by the coding sequence ATGCCGCGAATGGGACGGGTGGTCGTGGAGGGCTATCCACATCACGTCGTACAGCGTGGGCACAACCGGCAAGTGGTGTTCGCGGCGCCGGAGGATTTCGAGCGCTACCTGAGCGATATCCGTGAACTCAAGGAGACGTTCGGCATTTGGCTGTACGCCTACTGCTTGATGGCCAATCACGTGCACCTGCTGCTGGGGCCACGCGACGGCGCATCGTCCTTGGGCTCATTCATGAAAGCCCTGGCCGCGCGAGCAACCCGTTACCGCAATCGGCTGGAAGGACGCTCCGGTACGCTTTGGGAAAGCCGCTACAAGTCGAGTGTGGTTCAGGCCGACACCTACTTGCTGGCCTGTTGCCGCTATATCGAACTCAACCCAGTGCGTGCCCGCATGGTTGCTGATCCGGCAGCCTATGCGTGGTCGAGCGCACGGGCGCGGCTGGGTCAAGTCGCCGATGATCTTCTGGACTGGGATCCCAGCTATCTTTCACTCGGCCGGAGCGAAGCCGAACGCAGGCAGGCGTACGCACGGTACTTGAAGGACGCCATTCCGGTCGGAGAATGGACCTTGATCCGCGAATCCCTGCAGCGTGGCCAGCTCACCGGTACGAGTCGGTTCGTTGATGAGATGGAGAAGATTGCCGGCATCCGCCTTGAGCACCGAGGGCGGGGTCGGCCCAGGAAGCAAGCTGATCACGGCGAGTTTAAATAA
- a CDS encoding DUF11 domain-containing protein, with protein sequence MPHQYHLDEEAHARFGYPKWREVSALLGLIAAWNAPIATAATEPVIPIGGEFQVNSYTEHVQSDPAVAVNGTGEFIIVWTSDEQDGHFDGIFGQRYRSDGLPEGDEFIVNATTDASESDPGVAMADNGDMVVVWRSSGSIGIRAQRFAADGIALGAEAVVDNTGQPCNDAEVSMDADGNYVVVWRRYEPSNVIYGRRFNADGTVAGPEFRASSEVADDQTHPDVAMAADGSFVVTWMNDNVSGATAGEIFARRFDPDGEPLGDSFRVSSVDNGTERSPFVGINASGQFVIAWKRSSPPAVYAQRFAADGSKLGGEFRADVPGDGDGAGGSSSDVLMFRDGGFLIVWDEANIDGNGDAVVAQRFAADGSAIGAELLERTDFVVNTSTEGDQTSPMVAGDADGDFVVVWKGEDQGGESDGIFSRRYSGIEAVDLAVVVQDDTDPVQPGSTFAYTLTVTNNHPVDENPAVGIANDVQLNSTLPEGVSFSRVESSDWSCTQQNGTVNCLHDVPLMPMTSASIEIEVQAPASSGTVATTAFVTARQFDENEANAASSNNFDKEETTVASSADPNPSDPNDSSGEDDGGSIGEFALIGLLSLFGLRARRPSPVLSTKRLSRDSVRAGLRLRAAEMQSHRH encoded by the coding sequence ATGCCACACCAATATCATCTTGACGAAGAGGCGCATGCGCGATTTGGCTACCCAAAATGGCGAGAGGTATCGGCTCTTTTGGGACTGATTGCAGCTTGGAATGCGCCGATCGCAACGGCGGCTACGGAGCCCGTCATACCAATAGGTGGCGAATTCCAGGTCAACTCCTATACGGAGCACGTGCAGAGCGATCCCGCAGTCGCGGTCAACGGAACCGGTGAGTTCATTATCGTTTGGACCAGCGATGAACAGGACGGCCACTTCGATGGGATTTTCGGGCAACGTTACCGGAGCGACGGTTTGCCCGAGGGCGACGAATTCATCGTCAACGCCACGACCGACGCCTCCGAGTCAGACCCGGGGGTTGCCATGGCGGACAACGGCGACATGGTCGTTGTCTGGCGAAGTAGCGGATCCATCGGAATACGAGCCCAGCGTTTCGCGGCTGACGGAATTGCACTGGGTGCCGAAGCGGTGGTCGACAACACGGGGCAGCCGTGCAACGACGCGGAGGTTTCGATGGACGCTGACGGCAACTATGTCGTTGTTTGGCGTCGCTACGAACCTTCAAACGTGATCTATGGTCGTCGCTTCAACGCAGATGGAACCGTTGCTGGGCCGGAATTTCGAGCGTCCAGCGAAGTGGCCGACGACCAAACTCACCCCGATGTCGCAATGGCCGCCGACGGGAGCTTTGTCGTTACTTGGATGAACGACAATGTTTCAGGCGCGACTGCCGGCGAAATCTTTGCGCGCCGCTTTGACCCCGATGGCGAACCTCTGGGTGATAGTTTCAGAGTGAGCAGCGTGGACAACGGAACTGAACGTAGCCCCTTCGTCGGGATCAATGCCAGCGGACAGTTCGTCATCGCCTGGAAAAGATCGTCGCCCCCGGCGGTCTACGCTCAGCGTTTCGCGGCTGACGGTTCGAAACTGGGCGGAGAGTTTCGCGCCGATGTTCCTGGTGACGGTGATGGGGCGGGCGGCAGTTCATCAGACGTGCTGATGTTTCGTGATGGTGGCTTTCTGATCGTTTGGGACGAGGCCAATATCGACGGAAACGGCGATGCGGTTGTCGCGCAACGCTTCGCCGCCGATGGATCAGCCATCGGGGCGGAGTTATTGGAGCGGACGGACTTCGTAGTGAATACATCTACGGAAGGAGACCAGACCTCACCGATGGTCGCTGGTGATGCCGATGGCGATTTCGTTGTCGTATGGAAAGGCGAAGATCAGGGTGGAGAGTCGGACGGAATTTTTTCTCGACGATACAGTGGCATCGAAGCGGTCGATTTGGCCGTAGTCGTGCAAGATGACACTGATCCGGTGCAGCCAGGGAGCACTTTCGCTTACACGCTCACGGTAACCAACAACCATCCCGTGGACGAGAACCCCGCAGTCGGCATTGCCAACGACGTTCAGTTGAACAGCACGCTTCCGGAGGGAGTCAGCTTCAGCAGAGTTGAAAGCAGCGATTGGTCGTGCACGCAGCAAAACGGCACAGTGAACTGCCTGCATGACGTTCCGCTGATGCCGATGACCTCCGCATCGATAGAGATTGAGGTTCAGGCGCCGGCCAGCAGTGGCACCGTCGCCACGACCGCATTCGTTACCGCCCGGCAGTTCGATGAAAATGAAGCGAATGCGGCAAGTAGCAATAACTTCGACAAGGAAGAAACCACCGTTGCGAGCAGTGCCGATCCCAACCCGTCAGACCCAAACGATTCCAGTGGTGAAGATGATGGCGGCAGCATTGGCGAGTTCGCCTTGATTGGGCTGCTGAGCCTCTTCGGCCTACGTGCGCGAAGGCCTAGTCCGGTGCTTAGCACGAAGCGGCTATCGCGAGATAGCGTTCGTGCAGGACTTCGACTTCGGGCAGCAGAGATGCAATCGCACCGTCATTGA
- a CDS encoding response regulator transcription factor, whose product MIVEDHADAREWAAAALRLAFSGVTVHMTGTVIEARQIIASHTPALAIIDLSLPDGDGFELISLLSSVLPSSRSVVFTVYDDDAHISAALRAGASGYLLKSDPRRVLVEHLLALDRGEFPLSPMAANVVKNHIAAPAEVELAMRLTVREREVLKMVALGLTANAIADRLSISRNTVNTYLKRMYAKLSVSSRAEAAVLARSAGLLPPINS is encoded by the coding sequence ATGATCGTGGAGGACCATGCAGACGCTCGCGAGTGGGCTGCAGCCGCATTGAGACTGGCGTTCTCCGGGGTGACTGTGCACATGACGGGGACCGTCATCGAGGCTCGTCAAATCATTGCCAGTCACACGCCTGCCTTGGCGATCATCGATCTGTCGCTTCCGGATGGCGACGGATTCGAGTTGATTTCATTGCTCAGCTCCGTCCTGCCGTCGTCACGCAGTGTGGTGTTTACGGTGTATGACGACGATGCTCACATCAGCGCCGCCTTGCGCGCGGGAGCCTCCGGATACCTTTTGAAAAGTGATCCCAGGCGGGTGCTGGTGGAACATCTGCTGGCCTTGGACCGCGGGGAATTTCCGCTGTCGCCGATGGCGGCCAATGTGGTGAAAAACCACATCGCGGCACCAGCGGAAGTCGAACTCGCGATGCGCTTGACCGTGCGTGAGCGTGAGGTCTTGAAAATGGTCGCGCTGGGGCTGACCGCCAACGCGATCGCGGATCGTCTGTCGATCTCACGCAACACCGTGAACACCTATCTGAAACGAATGTACGCAAAGCTTTCGGTGTCTTCGCGCGCCGAGGCTGCGGTGCTGGCGCGAAGCGCCGGACTGCTGCCGCCCATCAACTCCTGA
- a CDS encoding A24 family peptidase: MALIELLSNSPSLLLTACAILGLLVGSFLNVVILRLPRMMEAGWKQEASAILGLTPTEADPISLMHPASSCPGCGAKIRAWQNIPVVSWLLLRGRCAKCGTSISIQYPLVELAAGLLAAGYAWTFGWGLPLAGALVLAWTLLALAVIDWRTQLLPDGMTLPLLWLGLLLNVGETYVPLSEAVIGAAAGYLLLWLVFHAFRLVTGKEGMGYGDFKLLGALGAWFGWTALPSLILLSSVVGALVGIALMVFKRHDRNIPIAFGPYIAGAGLVMLLFGNVLMPVMP, from the coding sequence GTGGCCCTGATCGAACTACTGAGCAACAGCCCGTCGCTGTTGCTGACCGCCTGCGCGATTCTGGGGCTGCTCGTCGGCAGCTTTCTGAATGTGGTGATCCTGCGCCTGCCGCGCATGATGGAAGCCGGCTGGAAACAGGAAGCCAGCGCCATTCTCGGACTCACCCCGACCGAAGCCGATCCGATCTCCCTGATGCATCCAGCCTCGTCCTGCCCTGGCTGCGGCGCCAAAATCCGCGCCTGGCAGAACATTCCGGTTGTGAGTTGGCTGCTGTTGCGAGGCCGCTGCGCAAAATGCGGCACGTCCATTTCGATTCAGTACCCGCTGGTCGAGCTGGCTGCCGGCCTGCTGGCCGCCGGATACGCCTGGACGTTCGGCTGGGGCCTGCCGCTGGCCGGCGCCCTGGTGCTGGCCTGGACGCTGCTCGCGCTGGCGGTGATCGACTGGCGCACCCAGCTGCTGCCGGATGGCATGACACTGCCGCTGCTCTGGCTGGGCCTGCTGCTCAACGTGGGCGAAACCTACGTCCCGCTGTCCGAAGCCGTGATTGGCGCCGCGGCCGGCTACCTCCTGCTTTGGCTGGTATTCCACGCCTTTCGTCTCGTCACCGGCAAGGAAGGCATGGGCTACGGCGACTTCAAACTGCTTGGCGCCCTTGGCGCCTGGTTTGGCTGGACCGCACTGCCCAGTTTGATCCTGTTGTCCTCCGTAGTTGGCGCCCTCGTCGGCATCGCCTTGATGGTCTTCAAACGCCACGACCGCAACATTCCGATCGCCTTCGGCCCCTACATCGCCGGCGCCGGCCTGGTGATGCTGTTGTTTGGGAACGTTCTGATGCCGGTCATGCCCTAG
- a CDS encoding type II secretion system F family protein, with protein MATAAVKEHEFAWEGTDRKGERVKGKTQAANENLVKLQLRKQGINPIRVRKQLALFGKRKKAITPQDIAIFARQMATMMAAGLPLVQALEIVGRGHENPSMGELILDIKGGIESGNSFAESLAKHPVYFDDLFVNLVDAGEKSGTLETLLDKVALYKEKTEAIKKKVKKALTYPAAVIVVAFVVTGILLYFVVPQFQSLFQGFGADLPAFTQFVVGLSEFVQAYGVYMVVGIGIAFTAFFYFKKRSRKMRNFLDRLSLRLPIIGTILYKSAVARYHRTLSTMFAAGVPLVEAMDSVGRASGNIVFEQAIRQVRDQISSGTQLNWSMQQTGLFPPMAVQMVGIGEESGSLDAMCAKVAEYYEAEVDSLVDSLSSLLEPLIMSILGVLVGGLVVAMYLPIFKLGQAI; from the coding sequence ATGGCGACAGCGGCAGTCAAAGAACATGAATTCGCCTGGGAAGGCACGGACCGCAAGGGCGAGCGCGTCAAGGGCAAGACGCAGGCGGCGAACGAAAATCTCGTCAAGCTTCAGTTGCGCAAGCAGGGCATCAATCCGATCCGGGTGCGCAAGCAGCTCGCCCTGTTCGGCAAGCGCAAGAAGGCGATCACCCCGCAGGACATTGCGATTTTCGCGCGCCAGATGGCCACGATGATGGCGGCCGGTCTGCCGCTGGTGCAGGCGCTGGAGATCGTCGGGCGCGGCCACGAAAACCCAAGCATGGGCGAGCTGATTCTCGACATCAAAGGCGGCATCGAAAGCGGCAACTCATTCGCTGAAAGCCTCGCCAAACATCCGGTCTACTTCGATGACCTGTTCGTCAACCTGGTGGACGCGGGCGAGAAATCCGGCACGCTGGAAACCCTGCTCGACAAGGTCGCCCTCTACAAGGAGAAGACCGAGGCGATCAAGAAGAAGGTCAAGAAGGCCTTGACCTATCCGGCGGCTGTGATCGTCGTCGCCTTCGTCGTCACCGGCATTCTTCTGTACTTCGTCGTGCCGCAGTTCCAGAGTCTGTTCCAGGGCTTCGGCGCGGACCTGCCGGCATTCACGCAGTTCGTGGTGGGGCTGTCCGAATTCGTGCAGGCCTACGGTGTCTACATGGTGGTCGGCATCGGCATCGCGTTCACGGCGTTCTTCTATTTCAAGAAACGCTCGCGCAAGATGCGCAATTTTCTGGACCGCCTGTCTCTGCGCCTGCCGATCATCGGCACGATCCTCTACAAGTCCGCCGTCGCGCGCTATCACCGCACGCTTTCGACGATGTTCGCGGCCGGCGTTCCACTGGTCGAAGCCATGGATTCGGTCGGCCGGGCCTCCGGCAATATCGTGTTCGAACAGGCAATCCGCCAGGTGCGCGATCAGATTTCGTCCGGTACACAGCTGAACTGGTCCATGCAACAGACCGGCCTGTTTCCGCCGATGGCCGTGCAGATGGTGGGCATCGGCGAAGAATCCGGCTCGCTGGATGCGATGTGCGCCAAGGTGGCCGAATACTACGAAGCCGAGGTCGATTCGCTGGTCGATTCGCTGTCCAGCCTGCTGGAGCCCTTGATCATGTCGATCCTCGGCGTGCTGGTGGGTGGCCTCGTCGTCGCCATGTATCTGCCGATCTTCAAACTGGGCCAAGCGATCTAG
- a CDS encoding BrnA antitoxin family protein yields the protein MNANKHATGKNWVDPDDAPELTDDFFDRADEYKGGALVKRGRPKSDVTKERITIRLSPDVLSSFRATGSGWQTRVDAALRDWLEQHSAK from the coding sequence ATGAACGCGAACAAACACGCTACCGGCAAAAACTGGGTTGACCCTGACGACGCGCCCGAACTCACGGACGACTTCTTCGATCGCGCCGATGAATACAAGGGGGGCGCACTGGTCAAACGCGGTCGCCCGAAATCAGACGTGACCAAGGAGCGCATCACCATTCGCCTGTCGCCGGATGTGCTCAGCTCGTTCCGCGCAACCGGCAGTGGCTGGCAAACACGCGTCGACGCCGCGTTGCGTGACTGGCTGGAACAGCATTCTGCGAAGTGA
- a CDS encoding type II toxin-antitoxin system Phd/YefM family antitoxin — MSTLTASEARANFYRLIDEAAVSHEPVHITGKRNNAVLLSESDWKAVQETLYLLGVPGMRESIQEGMATPLDECDRELDW, encoded by the coding sequence ATGAGCACGCTGACTGCCAGCGAAGCCCGTGCGAACTTCTACCGGCTGATCGACGAAGCGGCCGTTTCGCATGAGCCAGTCCACATCACGGGCAAGCGCAACAACGCTGTGCTGCTGTCCGAATCGGATTGGAAGGCGGTTCAGGAGACCCTATATCTGCTCGGCGTCCCCGGTATGCGCGAATCCATTCAGGAAGGAATGGCGACACCCCTCGATGAATGTGATCGAGAGTTGGACTGGTGA
- a CDS encoding type II toxin-antitoxin system prevent-host-death family antitoxin: MAVIVNVHQAKTQFSRLLEQAHAGQEIILAKAGKPYARLVPLAPPESKRRPGRLAGKVGDAFFDPLPDEELEAWEPET, from the coding sequence ATGGCGGTAATCGTCAATGTCCATCAAGCGAAGACGCAGTTCTCGCGCCTGCTGGAGCAGGCGCACGCCGGCCAAGAGATCATTCTGGCCAAGGCAGGCAAGCCTTACGCGCGGCTGGTGCCGCTGGCGCCGCCCGAAAGCAAGCGGCGGCCCGGCAGGCTGGCCGGGAAAGTAGGCGACGCATTCTTTGACCCACTTCCGGACGAGGAACTCGAGGCCTGGGAGCCGGAAACGTGA
- a CDS encoding type II toxin-antitoxin system VapC family toxin encodes MSLLLDTHALLWWFTDDPRLPAKVRDTIADETRPVYVSAVSALEIAVKHRLGKLDGAAEAVSRFDELVAADGFQHLPITHFHCLKAGGYAVTHRDPFDRLLAAQSALEALTLVTRDPAFAQFGIQTFW; translated from the coding sequence GTGAGCCTGTTGCTGGACACGCATGCCCTGCTTTGGTGGTTCACCGACGATCCGCGCTTGCCCGCCAAGGTCCGCGACACCATCGCGGACGAAACTCGTCCGGTCTACGTCAGCGCCGTCAGTGCTCTGGAGATTGCGGTGAAACACCGCTTGGGCAAATTGGATGGAGCGGCGGAGGCCGTCAGCCGTTTCGACGAGCTGGTAGCCGCCGACGGCTTTCAACATCTGCCGATCACACATTTTCATTGTCTGAAGGCTGGCGGCTATGCCGTAACTCACCGCGATCCGTTTGACCGCCTCCTCGCCGCCCAAAGCGCATTGGAGGCTTTGACGCTGGTGACTCGCGACCCGGCCTTTGCGCAGTTCGGAATCCAGACGTTCTGGTAG
- a CDS encoding Txe/YoeB family addiction module toxin, whose protein sequence is MTWQLAYTKQAKKDARKLTASGLKQKAGELLDILAEDPFRNPPSYEKLVGDLSGAYSRRINIQHRLVYQVLEEARVVKVLRMWTHYE, encoded by the coding sequence GTGACGTGGCAACTGGCCTACACCAAGCAGGCCAAGAAGGACGCCAGAAAGCTCACCGCTTCCGGGCTCAAGCAGAAAGCCGGGGAGCTGCTCGACATCCTTGCCGAAGACCCGTTCAGGAATCCGCCAAGCTACGAGAAGCTCGTGGGTGATCTGTCGGGCGCCTACTCGCGGCGCATCAACATTCAGCATCGTCTCGTATACCAAGTCCTTGAAGAAGCGCGGGTTGTCAAGGTGCTGAGAATGTGGACGCACTACGAATGA
- the pilB gene encoding type IV-A pilus assembly ATPase PilB, protein MAINPQSIGGGSHMGGLARRLVADKLLTEDSAKDLHQKALKANTPFVSLLVEQKLVKAADIARRGSQEFGAPLADLSVLQIDQELVNEIGEKLVRRHRALPLFKRGKRLFLAVADPTNLAALDEIKFATGLQTEAVVVEDDKLGKALDAAVNAAEAASIDMGDTDLESLDISEGTEERKEDDVTRAETEEAPIIRYVNKVLIDAINRGASDIHFEPYEKKYRVRYRIDGQLKEVANPPVQMGGRLAARLKVLSRLDLAERRIPQDGRIKLKLSANKSIDFRLSTCPTLWGEKIVMRILDASSAMLGIDVLGYEPDQKALYLKALERPQGMILVTGPTGSGKTVSLYTGLNILNTENCNISTAEDPAEINLPGINQVNVNPKVGLTFAAALRSFLRQDPDVIMVGEIRDLETAEIAIKAAQTGHLVLSTLHTNDAPQTLTRLLNMGVPAYNIASSVTLIIAQRLARKLCNVCRRPAQIPEAELLREGLSEEQIRAPGFTLFEAVGCDQCTDGYKGRMGIYQVMPVTEAIGRIIMEGGNAIEIADQADKEGVADLRKSALRKVCAGIMDLKEANRVTVD, encoded by the coding sequence ATGGCGATCAACCCACAAAGCATCGGCGGCGGCAGCCACATGGGCGGTCTGGCACGGCGCCTGGTGGCAGACAAGCTGTTGACAGAAGACAGCGCAAAGGACTTGCACCAAAAGGCGCTGAAAGCGAACACGCCGTTCGTATCCCTGCTGGTCGAACAAAAGCTGGTGAAGGCGGCGGACATTGCCCGGCGTGGTAGCCAGGAATTCGGTGCGCCGCTGGCAGACCTTTCGGTCTTGCAGATCGACCAGGAACTGGTCAACGAAATCGGTGAAAAGCTGGTGCGCCGACATCGGGCATTACCGTTGTTCAAGCGCGGCAAGCGCCTGTTCCTGGCGGTGGCGGACCCAACCAATCTGGCGGCGCTGGATGAAATCAAGTTCGCCACCGGTCTGCAGACCGAAGCCGTGGTGGTGGAGGACGACAAACTCGGCAAGGCGCTGGACGCGGCGGTGAATGCGGCCGAGGCGGCGTCCATCGATATGGGCGATACCGATCTGGAATCGCTGGATATCTCGGAGGGCACCGAAGAGCGCAAGGAAGACGATGTCACACGCGCCGAGACTGAAGAAGCGCCGATCATCCGCTACGTGAACAAGGTCTTGATCGACGCGATCAATCGCGGTGCTTCGGACATTCACTTCGAGCCCTACGAAAAGAAATACCGCGTGCGCTACCGCATCGACGGACAGCTCAAGGAAGTGGCGAATCCGCCGGTGCAGATGGGCGGCCGGCTGGCGGCACGTCTGAAGGTCTTGTCCCGCCTCGACCTTGCGGAGCGACGCATCCCGCAGGACGGACGCATCAAGCTCAAACTGTCCGCGAACAAGTCCATCGACTTCCGCTTGAGCACCTGCCCCACGCTGTGGGGCGAGAAGATCGTGATGCGTATCCTTGATGCCAGCAGTGCGATGCTGGGCATCGACGTGCTGGGCTACGAGCCGGACCAGAAGGCGCTGTACCTCAAGGCGCTGGAGCGTCCGCAAGGCATGATCCTGGTCACCGGCCCCACGGGTTCCGGCAAGACGGTGTCGCTGTATACCGGCCTGAACATTCTCAACACCGAGAACTGCAATATTTCCACGGCCGAAGATCCGGCCGAAATCAACCTGCCAGGCATCAATCAGGTCAATGTAAACCCGAAGGTGGGACTGACCTTTGCGGCGGCGCTGAGGTCGTTCCTGCGCCAGGATCCGGACGTGATCATGGTCGGCGAAATTCGTGATCTGGAAACGGCCGAGATCGCAATCAAGGCGGCGCAGACGGGTCACTTGGTGCTGTCGACGCTGCACACCAATGATGCGCCGCAGACGCTGACGCGCCTGCTCAACATGGGCGTGCCGGCCTACAACATCGCCTCTTCCGTCACATTGATCATCGCGCAGCGCCTAGCGCGCAAACTCTGCAATGTGTGCCGCCGGCCCGCGCAGATTCCGGAAGCGGAGTTGCTGCGTGAAGGCCTGAGCGAGGAACAGATTCGAGCTCCCGGTTTTACACTGTTTGAAGCCGTGGGATGCGACCAATGCACGGACGGTTACAAAGGCCGCATGGGCATCTACCAAGTCATGCCGGTGACTGAGGCCATCGGCCGCATCATCATGGAAGGCGGCAATGCCATCGAGATTGCTGACCAAGCCGACAAGGAAGGCGTGGCCGATCTGCGCAAGTCCGCGCTTCGCAAGGTTTGCGCGGGTATCATGGACCTCAAGGAAGCCAACCGCGTAACCGTGGATTGA
- the coaE gene encoding dephospho-CoA kinase (Dephospho-CoA kinase (CoaE) performs the final step in coenzyme A biosynthesis.) codes for MTFCIGLTGGIASGKSTVEHQFRALGVPVLDADQVARDVVAPGTPALAKIREAFGPEILEIDGQLNRAALRKLVFSDEAARRRLESITHPEIRDAMRAWKAAATAPYCMISIPLLAEGGKNPMVDRVLVVDTPAEVQLQRLIQRDGIDENLASRMIAAQASREARLAIADDVLINDGAIASLLPEVEVLHERYLAIAASC; via the coding sequence ATGACGTTCTGCATTGGACTGACCGGCGGCATCGCCAGTGGAAAATCTACCGTCGAGCACCAGTTCCGCGCGCTCGGCGTTCCCGTGCTGGATGCCGACCAGGTCGCGCGAGACGTGGTGGCGCCAGGCACCCCCGCACTCGCAAAAATCAGGGAAGCCTTCGGGCCGGAAATCCTTGAGATCGATGGCCAACTGAACCGCGCCGCGCTACGCAAACTCGTATTCAGCGACGAAGCCGCGCGCCGCCGCCTGGAAAGCATCACCCACCCCGAAATCCGGGACGCGATGCGAGCCTGGAAGGCCGCAGCCACTGCCCCCTACTGCATGATCTCGATCCCGCTGCTCGCCGAGGGCGGCAAGAACCCGATGGTCGATCGTGTTCTGGTTGTGGACACGCCAGCAGAAGTGCAATTGCAACGGCTGATTCAGCGCGACGGCATCGACGAAAACCTCGCCAGCCGAATGATCGCCGCCCAAGCTTCGCGCGAAGCACGATTGGCGATTGCCGATGACGTGCTGATCAATGACGGTGCGATTGCATCTCTGCTGCCCGAAGTCGAAGTCCTGCACGAACGCTATCTCGCGATAGCCGCTTCGTGCTAA